One window of the Nitrospinota bacterium genome contains the following:
- a CDS encoding ABC transporter permease subunit, with product MNSKEITIDPGPLSDTADRGLFLRGGLKKRLFADRLARYLVTLGGWTIIGCILAILFVIVAEFYPLFTPPTIVLEGTLATQEKSAPQAVGVDEYREVAYIVNESGIHFYSLENKKPLPAISLSELSNARVTAVSSSVDGFLVLGLSDGSVLPVQVEFETIYSGDSRTVEPGLKPLEPLLIREDGQPIEQLVHVRSENGYSIAAVAGSGKIAVARIEERRTMMGTTKKETTLESLAFPVKGEISAMVFHSIEDALFVGTTSGQILRASMEEDDASTIETMAATRGSDVAVTDMNFILGDYTLIVGDSEGGVSSLQWLKVKGEKTRLRKIYDFDPHSEPTTLFASSLRTKGFLTGTGNEIRVHYGTTGETQLTLPNPTGSPFIALALSRKADGILAVGSEGTIFNWTLNNPYPQITLKSIFGKIWYEGYEDPEYVWQSTGGSDAFESKLSLVPLIFGTLKGTLYAMLFAVPLAILGAFYTSQFMHRRLKGIVKPTIELMAALPSVVLGFFAALLIAPEVERLLPGVILMPVVVAGIVLVALLFYEVSDKLKSKIPIGREITLLVPLTFFGGLLSFYIGQVVEAQFLFGDYHTWLNEVFSVTYDQRNALVVGLAMGFAVIPIIFTITEDSLSNVPEHLRASSLALGATPWQTALQVILPTASPGIFSAVMIGFGRAVGETMIVLMATGNTPIMEWSMFNGFRALSANIAVELPEAPEGGTLFRLLFLAAFLLFVLTFLINTVAELVRLRLRKRYRVL from the coding sequence GGAGGATGGACCATTATAGGTTGCATTCTCGCCATCCTTTTTGTCATCGTTGCGGAATTTTATCCCCTGTTCACGCCGCCCACCATTGTGCTGGAGGGAACTCTGGCCACGCAGGAGAAATCTGCCCCTCAGGCTGTGGGTGTCGATGAGTACCGGGAAGTGGCCTACATCGTCAACGAATCGGGGATTCATTTTTATTCTCTGGAAAATAAAAAACCGCTTCCTGCCATTTCACTTTCCGAATTATCCAATGCCCGGGTGACGGCGGTTTCTTCTTCCGTTGACGGGTTTTTGGTTTTAGGGCTTTCCGATGGAAGCGTATTGCCGGTGCAGGTGGAATTTGAAACTATTTATTCAGGGGACTCCCGTACTGTTGAACCAGGGCTAAAGCCTCTTGAGCCCCTGTTGATACGAGAAGACGGACAACCCATCGAACAACTGGTGCATGTCCGATCTGAAAATGGCTATTCCATTGCGGCGGTTGCAGGTTCCGGGAAAATTGCTGTGGCAAGAATCGAAGAGCGCCGGACCATGATGGGAACAACGAAAAAGGAAACCACACTGGAATCTCTGGCCTTTCCGGTTAAGGGGGAAATTTCCGCGATGGTTTTCCACTCGATAGAGGATGCTCTTTTTGTTGGAACAACATCAGGGCAGATCCTTCGAGCCAGCATGGAAGAGGATGACGCAAGCACAATCGAAACTATGGCGGCGACTCGCGGCTCTGATGTGGCGGTCACCGACATGAATTTTATTTTAGGCGATTACACGTTGATCGTAGGGGATTCCGAGGGGGGAGTCAGCTCCTTGCAATGGTTGAAGGTTAAAGGCGAAAAGACCCGCTTACGTAAGATTTATGATTTTGACCCACACTCGGAACCGACGACATTATTCGCCTCATCGCTGAGAACCAAAGGTTTTCTAACAGGAACGGGAAATGAAATCCGGGTCCATTACGGGACCACCGGCGAAACCCAATTGACTCTCCCGAACCCAACAGGGTCGCCTTTTATAGCGTTGGCATTGTCTCGCAAAGCGGATGGCATTTTAGCGGTGGGTTCAGAGGGAACTATTTTTAACTGGACCCTGAACAACCCGTATCCGCAAATCACGCTCAAATCTATTTTTGGAAAAATTTGGTATGAAGGCTATGAAGATCCCGAGTATGTGTGGCAATCAACGGGGGGGTCGGATGCCTTTGAATCAAAATTAAGCCTGGTTCCCCTGATCTTCGGTACGTTAAAGGGAACTCTATACGCCATGTTGTTTGCGGTCCCGCTTGCCATTTTAGGGGCTTTTTATACGTCGCAATTCATGCATCGCCGGCTCAAGGGCATCGTGAAGCCGACCATCGAACTCATGGCGGCGCTGCCGAGCGTGGTGCTGGGTTTTTTCGCCGCCTTATTGATCGCGCCCGAAGTGGAGCGGTTATTGCCTGGGGTCATCCTCATGCCGGTTGTGGTCGCGGGAATCGTTCTGGTGGCTCTTTTGTTTTATGAAGTGTCAGACAAGCTCAAAAGTAAAATCCCCATCGGGCGGGAAATTACTTTGCTGGTTCCATTAACTTTTTTCGGTGGCCTGCTGTCCTTTTACATCGGTCAAGTCGTAGAGGCGCAATTTTTGTTTGGAGATTACCACACCTGGCTGAACGAAGTTTTTAGTGTGACCTATGACCAGAGAAACGCACTGGTGGTGGGGCTGGCGATGGGGTTTGCCGTCATTCCCATCATATTCACCATCACTGAAGACTCACTATCCAATGTTCCCGAACATTTGCGAGCCTCCTCCCTTGCATTGGGTGCCACGCCCTGGCAAACAGCATTGCAGGTGATTCTTCCGACAGCCAGCCCTGGGATATTTTCAGCGGTGATGATCGGTTTTGGACGTGCAGTCGGGGAAACCATGATCGTGCTCATGGCCACAGGGAATACTCCCATCATGGAATGGAGCATGTTTAACGGGTTTCGGGCCTTGTCCGCCAACATTGCCGTGGAGCTACCGGAAGCGCCAGAGGGCGGAACTCTTTTCAGACTTCTATTTCTGGCGGCGTTTTTGCTGTTTGTCCTGACATTTTTAATCAATACGGTTGCGGAATTGGTGCGATTGCGATTGAGAAAGAGGTATCGCGTCCTATGA
- the pstA gene encoding phosphate ABC transporter permease PstA, which produces MTAFKKVWRKGDVFIWLSGAGLAFSLILVAGLLFAIFFNAAQFFWPRETVSFYLQDGRTILGEVTGREAIPKPDNPEALPKHRIQVKQGNRDIGGADFLWIDEDAIQSTQKSDDSVVVERREWGNFYGYIKEVRDQGKIIAAGPEKGMTAIRELLPAATNIYKKIKKVARKDIGAINHSLEQNRLDLKILALKGVTSGKKVDHLKAKEKEFQEQYQELEATLNQLRKSQTAEVVFKTAGGIEKVIPLSLVIRVYAPNTFGWLDNIEFFSSKMWEFVLDEPREANTEGGVFPAIFGTVMMVLVMSLIATPLGVLAAFYLREYAKQGPMVSAVRIAVNNLAGVPSIVFGVFGVGFFIYFLGGSIDSFFFSESLPTPTFGTGGILWASLTMALLTVPVVIVSTEEGLASVSNGIREASLALGATKFETTWRVVLPAVMPSILTGLILAMARAAGEVAPLMVTGVVKLAPSLPVDGLWPFIHLERKFMHLGFHIYDVGFQSPNVDAARPMVFTTTLLLIVIILLLNFSAILLRNRLRKNLAVSGV; this is translated from the coding sequence ATGACTGCCTTCAAAAAAGTCTGGCGAAAAGGCGATGTGTTTATCTGGTTGTCGGGCGCGGGCCTGGCTTTCTCCTTGATTTTGGTGGCGGGTTTGTTGTTCGCTATTTTTTTCAACGCCGCACAATTTTTCTGGCCACGCGAAACGGTCAGCTTTTATTTGCAGGACGGGCGCACCATTTTAGGAGAGGTGACCGGGCGCGAAGCCATCCCCAAGCCGGATAATCCAGAAGCACTTCCAAAACACAGGATTCAGGTCAAGCAGGGAAATCGTGATATTGGCGGGGCGGATTTTTTGTGGATCGACGAAGATGCGATTCAATCCACGCAAAAATCTGATGATTCGGTGGTGGTGGAAAGAAGGGAATGGGGCAATTTTTACGGGTACATTAAGGAAGTACGGGACCAGGGTAAAATTATCGCTGCGGGACCGGAAAAAGGCATGACCGCGATTCGGGAGCTTCTGCCCGCTGCCACGAATATTTACAAAAAGATCAAGAAGGTAGCCCGGAAGGATATCGGCGCCATCAACCATTCCCTGGAACAAAACCGTCTCGACTTGAAAATCCTGGCGTTAAAAGGGGTCACCAGTGGGAAAAAAGTAGATCACCTGAAGGCCAAAGAAAAAGAGTTTCAAGAACAATACCAGGAACTGGAAGCCACTTTAAATCAATTGAGAAAAAGCCAAACGGCCGAAGTTGTTTTTAAGACCGCGGGCGGCATCGAAAAGGTCATTCCACTTTCACTGGTCATCCGTGTTTATGCTCCGAATACGTTTGGATGGCTGGATAATATAGAATTTTTTAGCTCGAAGATGTGGGAGTTTGTGCTCGATGAGCCCAGGGAGGCGAATACCGAGGGAGGCGTGTTTCCGGCAATTTTTGGGACAGTTATGATGGTCCTGGTCATGAGTTTGATAGCCACTCCACTGGGTGTGCTGGCGGCGTTTTATTTGCGGGAATATGCAAAGCAGGGTCCCATGGTCAGCGCGGTGCGCATTGCCGTGAATAATCTGGCAGGGGTTCCGTCCATTGTTTTTGGAGTGTTTGGAGTCGGATTTTTTATCTATTTTTTGGGTGGGTCCATCGACAGTTTTTTCTTTTCCGAATCTCTACCCACACCCACCTTCGGTACGGGGGGCATTTTATGGGCCTCTTTGACCATGGCCCTGCTGACGGTTCCGGTTGTGATCGTTTCGACGGAAGAGGGTTTGGCCTCGGTTTCAAACGGAATTCGGGAAGCGTCTTTGGCCCTGGGGGCGACTAAGTTTGAAACGACCTGGCGCGTGGTGTTGCCCGCCGTCATGCCTTCGATCCTCACGGGATTGATCCTGGCGATGGCCCGTGCGGCGGGGGAAGTGGCGCCGCTCATGGTCACCGGCGTGGTGAAACTGGCTCCCTCCCTTCCCGTGGATGGCCTCTGGCCATTTATCCACCTGGAACGAAAGTTCATGCATCTGGGGTTTCATATTTACGATGTCGGGTTTCAGTCGCCAAATGTAGATGCGGCCCGCCCGATGGTATTCACCACCACGTTATTGCTGATTGTGATCATTTTACTGCTAAATTTTTCAGCCATTTTACTGCGCAACCGTCTGAGAAAAAATCTGGCGGTATCCGGTGTATAA
- the pstB gene encoding phosphate ABC transporter ATP-binding protein PstB → MVEIENLNFYYGEKWALNDVSMIIPKNKVTAFIGPSGCGKSTLLRCLNRMNDLVEGARMEGVIRIGGLDLHRQSEDVSLLRKRVGMVFQKFNPFPKTIFENVAYGPRIHGLKDKSKLPEIVEKSLKSVALWDEVKDRLNESALALSGGQQQRLCIARAIAVEPEVLLMDEPCSALDPLSTAKIEELAFELKEKYTIVIVTHNMQQASRIADFTGFMLLGNLMEFGLTDRMFTKPKKKETEDYITGRFG, encoded by the coding sequence ATGGTGGAGATCGAAAATCTGAATTTCTACTATGGTGAAAAGTGGGCGCTTAATGATGTTTCCATGATCATCCCGAAAAATAAGGTCACCGCCTTTATCGGTCCTTCCGGCTGCGGCAAATCGACTCTTTTGCGTTGTCTCAACCGCATGAACGATCTGGTGGAGGGCGCAAGAATGGAGGGAGTCATTCGGATCGGAGGTTTGGATCTTCACCGACAGTCCGAAGACGTGAGCCTGTTGCGCAAGCGAGTGGGTATGGTTTTTCAAAAATTCAATCCGTTTCCAAAAACCATTTTTGAAAATGTCGCGTATGGTCCAAGAATCCACGGGCTCAAAGACAAATCCAAGTTGCCGGAAATTGTTGAGAAAAGTCTCAAATCGGTGGCCTTGTGGGATGAGGTTAAAGACCGTCTGAACGAAAGCGCCCTGGCTTTATCCGGCGGGCAACAACAGCGTCTGTGCATTGCCCGCGCCATAGCGGTGGAACCGGAGGTTCTTTTGATGGATGAACCCTGCTCCGCTCTGGACCCTTTGTCGACAGCAAAGATCGAAGAGTTAGCCTTCGAGCTGAAAGAGAAGTATACGATTGTTATTGTGACCCACAACATGCAGCAGGCGTCTCGAATCGCCGATTTTACAGGGTTCATGCTGTTGGGGAATTTGATGGAGTTTGGGCTCACCGACCGCATGTTCACCAAACCGAAGAAAAAAGAAACTGAAGATTATATTACCGGACGATTCGGATAA
- the phoU gene encoding phosphate signaling complex protein PhoU, with translation MARHPKHLEKEIENLKEKILSLGASVEASVQRAARSLTQRDSVLALKVIDSDFEIDQMEVVVEEECLKILALHQPVANDLRLIISILKINNDLERIGDLAVNIAERAVYLSTHSKLDIPFDFQDMAEKTQIMLKGSLDALVNQDVKLARQVCQADDEVDAMNREVFTLIEAEIKKNPEHLNSLIQLLSASRYLERVADHATNIAEDVIYMVEGEIIRHFNKLTERTTKFSKE, from the coding sequence ATGGCAAGACATCCCAAACATCTGGAAAAGGAAATTGAAAACCTCAAGGAAAAGATTCTGTCTTTGGGGGCGAGTGTAGAGGCCAGCGTTCAGCGAGCGGCGAGATCTCTGACGCAAAGAGACTCTGTCCTGGCTTTAAAAGTCATTGATTCCGATTTTGAAATTGATCAGATGGAAGTGGTTGTTGAAGAGGAATGTCTCAAGATCCTGGCACTTCATCAGCCCGTCGCCAACGACTTGCGGCTGATCATTTCCATCCTTAAAATCAATAACGATCTGGAAAGAATCGGGGATCTGGCGGTGAACATCGCTGAGCGGGCGGTTTATCTGTCCACGCACAGTAAGTTGGATATTCCTTTCGATTTTCAGGACATGGCCGAAAAAACACAAATCATGCTCAAGGGCAGTCTGGATGCTCTGGTCAATCAGGACGTGAAACTTGCGCGGCAGGTGTGCCAGGCGGACGATGAAGTCGATGCGATGAACCGGGAGGTTTTTACCCTGATTGAAGCCGAGATAAAAAAAAACCCCGAGCATTTGAACAGCTTGATCCAGCTACTTTCCGCCTCCCGTTATCTGGAGCGGGTGGCCGATCACGCGACCAACATCGCCGAGGATGTCATTTATATGGTGGAAGGCGAAATCATCCGACACTTCAATAAATTAACGGAAAGGACGACCAAATTTTCTAAAGAATAA
- a CDS encoding DUF1566 domain-containing protein, protein MSMNSNEVKQKILRLGNMALPFIFLALFFPNTSLAGVMDIGPRAAYEAPTYVPPPPPESKIHLIDNGDGTLSDADSKLIWTHKDSYAHLGKCLNWHQAVEYVKNLKTGGHEDWRLPAIFELAKIYDNTKENNISMDHDPENPLALDEKFADGAAYWYWSSDYHKTNLEECCTRTFYFVTGMAHTRRLTMCKKGGVRAVRNTK, encoded by the coding sequence ATGTCAATGAACTCAAATGAAGTAAAACAAAAAATATTGAGACTCGGTAACATGGCGTTGCCGTTTATTTTCCTGGCTCTGTTTTTTCCCAACACCAGTTTAGCAGGTGTTATGGATATCGGCCCAAGAGCTGCCTATGAGGCGCCCACCTATGTCCCACCCCCGCCGCCGGAGTCAAAGATTCATTTGATCGATAATGGCGATGGGACACTAAGCGACGCGGACTCGAAATTGATATGGACGCACAAGGACAGTTACGCGCATTTGGGGAAATGTTTGAACTGGCATCAGGCGGTGGAGTATGTCAAGAATCTAAAAACGGGTGGACACGAAGATTGGCGACTGCCTGCTATTTTTGAGCTGGCCAAAATTTATGACAACACCAAGGAAAATAACATCAGCATGGATCATGACCCTGAAAATCCACTGGCTCTGGATGAAAAGTTCGCCGATGGCGCCGCTTACTGGTACTGGTCTTCGGATTACCACAAAACCAACCTGGAGGAATGTTGCACCCGAACTTTTTATTTCGTCACCGGAATGGCCCACACGCGCCGACTCACTATGTGCAAAAAGGGAGGCGTCCGCGCCGTCCGAAACACGAAATAA
- a CDS encoding FtsX-like permease family protein: protein MSSAGKQQGQLNPAQIATLVMAEFRGAWKRFIFFIICIAIGVGAVMTIKSLANILNNAVNRESKSLLAADIAIQGSWEQTAKDREFQKQALPPDTDFVFIKELHGMARYKKSGNTDGNDSGSLIVELKSIPLAPPHYPLYGELQTAPQQPIADSLADHGAIVEPSFLMRTHLKVGDTFSLGKTKIRIIATVMAEPDRISRAFSIGPRVFVSQATLDATELIQPGSRVKHRTLIRLPESLPPDTAVDILKAGLEDKSLRFRTYKDMQSSLTDSIERMGQYLGALGVIALIMGGIGVAMIIRTFMAQKLDTIAILNCMGASSRTILKVYLLQSLLLGLIGSLLGVSLGYAALYLLPEKLAGLLNIEFQPGFYWLPAAQSLCLGMLTTLLFCAWPLILAVKTRPLRLFRRNFEEEEIAQGSRRERWTAGITMMTGLALIIFWQAESVKRGAIFLLALILATLILRAVALGLLKILRKVPPPQSMTRRYGLSNLYRPNNQAASIITCLGLGIMLVLTVRLVQMDMLSMLKSNTEINPPNYFYIDIQSDQTERFTKILDQTAPEAERELIPLIRSRLYSANGKKTADWQYKNRSEEEWFITRSFVLTHMSGPPPKDNKIVEGKWWSEKEASIPQVSVEEDAAQRLGLTIGSELTIEIQGIPISAPVTSIRKVNWRNMRTNFYMIFSPGALDGAPITYVATVNVSEEKELALQQAVVDQLPNVTALSTRDIVNTVESVVGKLKTLVDFMSGFSILSGLIILSGSIASTKYRRLKESAILKILGARRQAVASILGIEYAILGIVSGIMGAGLSCLLAWGVMKYLVKSEWHLYPSVLLWTVALSVLLTTGTGILSSLDVLKNKPFKTLRQADG from the coding sequence ATGAGTAGCGCTGGCAAGCAACAAGGTCAGCTCAACCCTGCGCAAATAGCAACCTTGGTAATGGCTGAGTTTCGCGGCGCCTGGAAACGCTTTATTTTTTTCATCATTTGCATTGCCATCGGCGTCGGCGCGGTGATGACCATCAAAAGCCTGGCCAATATCCTGAACAACGCCGTCAACAGGGAATCCAAAAGCCTGCTGGCAGCGGACATCGCCATCCAGGGAAGCTGGGAGCAGACTGCAAAAGATCGGGAATTTCAGAAACAGGCCCTGCCCCCTGATACGGATTTTGTTTTTATCAAAGAACTGCATGGCATGGCCCGCTATAAGAAATCAGGAAATACGGACGGCAATGATTCCGGTTCGCTGATCGTTGAACTGAAATCGATTCCGCTGGCTCCACCTCATTATCCTCTGTACGGAGAATTGCAAACCGCCCCTCAGCAACCGATTGCCGATTCCCTTGCCGATCATGGCGCCATCGTCGAACCCTCGTTTTTGATGCGCACCCACCTCAAAGTAGGCGACACCTTCAGCCTTGGAAAAACTAAGATTCGCATCATCGCAACGGTTATGGCCGAACCGGATCGAATATCCCGCGCTTTCAGCATCGGTCCACGCGTGTTCGTATCGCAGGCGACGCTCGATGCCACCGAATTGATCCAGCCTGGAAGCCGGGTCAAACATCGCACCCTGATCCGCCTTCCCGAGTCCTTGCCGCCGGACACAGCCGTCGATATCTTGAAGGCCGGTCTTGAGGACAAATCCCTGCGGTTTCGCACATACAAGGACATGCAATCGTCGCTCACCGACTCCATCGAACGCATGGGCCAGTATCTCGGGGCCCTGGGGGTCATCGCCCTGATCATGGGCGGCATCGGCGTGGCCATGATCATCCGCACCTTCATGGCGCAAAAACTGGACACCATCGCCATCCTCAATTGTATGGGCGCTTCATCGCGAACCATTTTGAAAGTTTACTTATTACAATCTCTGCTCTTAGGGTTGATTGGAAGTTTGCTGGGCGTGAGCCTCGGTTACGCCGCCTTGTATCTGTTGCCTGAGAAACTCGCGGGTTTATTGAACATCGAATTTCAGCCGGGTTTTTACTGGTTACCTGCGGCGCAGTCATTGTGCCTGGGGATGCTGACCACTCTATTATTCTGCGCGTGGCCGTTGATCCTGGCGGTCAAGACGCGACCGCTCAGACTGTTTCGCCGCAACTTCGAAGAGGAGGAAATCGCACAGGGGAGCCGACGCGAACGCTGGACAGCTGGAATCACGATGATGACAGGATTGGCGCTGATCATTTTCTGGCAGGCGGAGTCGGTGAAACGCGGCGCAATATTTCTTCTCGCTCTGATCCTCGCGACGTTGATCCTGAGAGCGGTTGCACTCGGTTTATTAAAAATCCTGCGCAAAGTCCCGCCGCCCCAATCCATGACGCGCCGTTATGGGCTTTCCAATCTCTACCGCCCTAACAATCAGGCGGCTTCCATCATCACTTGTCTGGGGTTGGGCATCATGCTGGTGCTCACCGTTCGCCTGGTGCAGATGGACATGCTCTCGATGTTAAAATCCAATACCGAAATCAATCCGCCCAATTATTTTTACATCGACATCCAGTCGGATCAAACCGAACGCTTTACAAAAATTCTCGATCAAACCGCCCCCGAAGCCGAACGCGAATTGATTCCCTTGATTCGCTCGCGCTTGTACAGCGCCAATGGTAAAAAAACCGCCGACTGGCAATATAAGAACCGGAGCGAGGAAGAATGGTTCATCACCCGCAGTTTCGTGCTCACCCACATGAGCGGTCCGCCGCCAAAGGACAACAAGATCGTCGAAGGTAAATGGTGGAGCGAAAAAGAGGCTTCCATTCCCCAGGTTTCCGTTGAGGAGGACGCGGCCCAAAGGCTGGGGCTCACCATAGGGTCTGAACTCACCATAGAGATTCAAGGCATCCCGATCAGCGCCCCCGTCACCAGTATCCGCAAGGTGAACTGGCGCAACATGCGCACCAATTTTTATATGATATTTTCACCCGGTGCTCTGGATGGCGCGCCGATCACCTATGTCGCCACGGTAAATGTTTCGGAAGAAAAGGAACTTGCGCTTCAGCAGGCGGTGGTCGATCAATTGCCCAACGTCACGGCTTTAAGCACACGCGATATCGTCAACACCGTGGAATCGGTGGTCGGCAAATTAAAAACCCTGGTCGATTTCATGTCCGGGTTCAGCATATTGTCCGGGCTGATCATCCTTTCCGGATCGATCGCCTCCACCAAGTATCGACGGCTGAAAGAATCGGCCATTCTTAAAATTCTTGGAGCCCGCCGCCAGGCAGTGGCCAGCATCCTTGGAATCGAGTACGCAATTTTAGGCATTGTTTCCGGAATCATGGGTGCCGGGTTGTCCTGCCTGCTGGCATGGGGAGTCATGAAATACCTGGTCAAATCTGAGTGGCACCTCTATCCCTCCGTCCTGTTGTGGACGGTAGCTCTGAGCGTTCTGCTCACCACCGGGACCGGCATCCTGAGCAGTCTGGATGTCTTAAAAAACAAACCTTTTAAGACCCTTCGGCAAGCCGATGGCTGA
- a CDS encoding ABC transporter ATP-binding protein codes for MIQISQLRKSLYGGGHRVDILNGIDLTIPSGQFVSVIGASGSGKTTLLSLIAGLDAPTSGKIVIDDQDITKLNEDALAALRARRFGFIFQNFHLIPTLTALENVVLAGELNGTPSPKKKSQDLLGMVGLEERMHHYPAQMSGGEQQRLCLARAFINEPEIILADEPTGNLDSKNSEHILGLLLELHRVKQTTIILVTHEPGIAAKTQRILTMADGILITDTKPAAASASRSPAQ; via the coding sequence GTGATCCAAATCAGTCAATTAAGAAAGAGCCTCTATGGTGGCGGGCATCGGGTAGACATTTTAAACGGCATTGATCTTACGATACCCAGCGGACAATTCGTCTCCGTGATCGGTGCTTCGGGAAGTGGCAAAACCACCTTGCTCAGCCTGATAGCCGGACTCGATGCGCCCACCAGCGGAAAAATAGTGATCGACGATCAGGATATCACAAAACTGAACGAAGATGCACTAGCCGCCCTGCGCGCCCGGCGCTTCGGTTTTATTTTCCAGAATTTCCATCTCATCCCCACACTGACGGCTCTCGAAAACGTGGTCCTGGCCGGAGAATTGAACGGGACTCCAAGCCCTAAAAAAAAATCACAAGACCTTTTGGGCATGGTCGGGCTGGAAGAGCGGATGCACCATTACCCCGCACAGATGTCCGGCGGCGAACAACAGCGGCTTTGTCTGGCGAGGGCGTTCATCAACGAACCGGAAATCATTCTGGCGGACGAACCCACCGGCAATCTGGATTCCAAAAACAGCGAACATATTTTAGGATTGCTTTTGGAGTTGCACCGGGTGAAACAGACGACCATTATCTTGGTCACGCATGAACCCGGTATTGCCGCCAAAACCCAACGCATCCTGACCATGGCCGACGGGATTCTCATTACAGACACGAAACCTGCCGCCGCATCAGCTTCCCGGTCTCCCGCACAATGA
- a CDS encoding arylesterase, which yields MILAFGDSLTAGHGVQQQGSYPSRLQVILQEKGYPHRVVNAGVSGDTTAGGVRRISWLLKHKPSIVILALGANDGLRGLAIPEMYSNLKMIIEICQEHNARVLLAGMKIPPNFGEKYSQEFVDVYSRLSREFEIPLLPFLLEGVAAKREYTQADGIHPLSSGYKIVTATVWKHLEPMLSSVSSK from the coding sequence GTGATTTTGGCGTTTGGTGACAGTTTGACCGCAGGTCATGGTGTGCAGCAGCAGGGGAGTTATCCTTCGCGTCTGCAAGTGATTTTGCAGGAGAAGGGGTATCCGCATCGAGTCGTCAATGCCGGGGTGAGTGGCGATACCACAGCCGGCGGTGTCCGGCGCATTTCCTGGCTGCTCAAGCACAAGCCCAGTATCGTGATTCTTGCTCTGGGCGCCAACGACGGTCTGCGCGGGCTGGCCATCCCTGAAATGTATTCCAATTTGAAAATGATCATCGAGATTTGCCAGGAACACAATGCCCGGGTGCTGTTAGCCGGTATGAAAATTCCGCCCAATTTTGGGGAAAAATATTCTCAGGAGTTTGTGGACGTGTATTCCAGGCTGTCGCGGGAATTTGAAATTCCGCTATTGCCGTTTCTTTTGGAAGGGGTGGCGGCGAAGCGAGAATACACGCAGGCTGACGGAATTCATCCTCTCAGTTCCGGATATAAAATCGTGACCGCAACCGTATGGAAACATCTCGAACCCATGCTCTCTTCGGTCTCTTCTAAGTAG